Within Anopheles ziemanni chromosome 2, idAnoZiCoDA_A2_x.2, whole genome shotgun sequence, the genomic segment GATTTCCTGCAAAATTACGAGCTGTCCATCACAATTTTGCATAAAGATCCTGGTCGGGAGGAAGCCGCTTTCGAGATCATTGCCGATCCGAGCTCTCTGAAGCCGAAAGAAGCAGAACCTTCGAAGGATGCCGAAATGGATGATGCACAGCCATCGACCTCCAGCGGACAAAATGGATCTTCAACCAATGGCAAGAAAGCGCGCTATGATGAAGATGTCAGTGGAGAGGTGTTGGTTGTCCCCGATGACGATGAAATGCCGTCAACTTCCAAGGCAGGCACATCCGGTTCGGGAGCGGCTGGTAGCAGTAGCAGTGGGTCGGGTGTAGAAAAACGCAAACAcgttgaagatgatgatgagccTGCTAGCAAAAAGGTGAAAGTATCCTCCCAGCAGGACGATTCCGATGACGATCTAATCATCATGGATGATTAATGGTCGCTACTTAAGCTaagctaagttttttttttcatttttaacaacCATTATAAATGTATCATCAATCTTGAAGTAATGAATCGTGTCCGCATCAATTCTCAAATAAATCGATGTTGTCAAatcttacttttctttttagtcTACCACTTTCTagggttatttttttaaatgttctttCTGGTTCAAAATGATTAAACAGATGAATACTCATACACATTAATATTACTTTTTAATACATCAGTTTACAAAATTAACATAACatacaaaacaatcaaacattaAAATCACGACGGAACGAAGtctaaaccataaaaaaacataacgtaAGATGTTACTCTGCTTTGATCATAGGCTTTGTCTTTGGTTTCGCTTTTTGTGCTGGTTTGCTGGTGCTGGGTTTCGGTTCCGGAGCGTTCGTCTGGGTTTTTGATCCTTTCACCTTTCCTTCCTTTGCCTTTGTTTTGGCGCCTTTCACTCGGGGAACAGGATTCGCCGCAATGGACAACCGAACTTTACCGCCCTTGCGATCAATTTTAACTTTTGTAATGGCGGTTTTCTTCGGCTTCGCTGCTTCTTTGGGCTTCACTTTGGATTTTTTACCATCCTTTTCGTTATTGTTCTTAtcggcttttttctttttggattttttggCCGCAGTTTTCTCCTTCTGTTTAATCTTTTCCGCTTTGATGGCAAGTTTCTCCGACTTTTTCATGTCCTCAACATGCGCTTTCGATAGCCGAATACTCCCAATTAATCCTTTTCCCGTCACATGCTCGACCACGTTTTTCTGTAGCAGCTTTTCGTAGGCTTTTTTAACGTAAATTTTGATATCACCGTCTATCGTGTACCTGCCTTTAACAAACTTCTGAATCATCGTAAACGACAGACCCTTGCGGTTTGGATCGTTCTCGGTGATGGCCTCCAGCATCATttgttcgtacgattttttattacttttctgCTTCATCGTTGGACCGGCCTGAATTGTTGGAGCCCGTTGAATCGGAGTACTGGTGTCTTTTGGGGTATCACTGCTAAATAAGATCCTCCTGGCGCGTAGCGGTTCATCAATAGACTCTGGTACATGGCCCTCCATTAATTGAACTCGGATAACGATGGACTACGACACAAATGATTGGTGTGATGGCTGAATGCTAACTAAAGAAAAATGGGGGTTTCAAGGCAATGGAGTTCCTAAGGCAAAATGTCCCTACGTTTGAAACAAGGAGGATGGGCAGAGTTGCCAACGTTTGCCAAATCCTTTCGTCTATTATCAGATAAATCCCCAGGTTTAAGGGTTAATCGTATTTGAAACACGTCTTTTCCTTTTGTCTGAGATCCTTTGGATCAGTAAATCATCATGCACTTtactaaaatataaaataataaatgcaacGAAACGTACCtggaaaatgattaaattttgCCCCAgaaattttggaaaaattaaaactttatgGTCTTTTGTCTTAACGACTTCTTTTCCGATATCTGCCAGTGCACTGGTTCCTTCAAATGATAACACAACAAATCTTGACAGTGAAAATCTGACATTTGATAGTTCTGTATCGTGCGACCAAGTTTTCAACAAACTTTTATCAATAAAACGATACGAGACTTGCTTGCGCGTAATCGTGGCGCTTCTGGTGAGCACTCTACGATGGTAAATGAGTAAACATagagtttttgataaaatgtaCCGATACGTTTTACGGCTGGCGCAGTAACGGCAAAGGATTGCATCGATgtaccgaaaagaaaatacgGCGCAGTGGTAGAGaaagtgatttatttttacggTAGAATCTGTTGCGGAGTGCGGGCGAACTGCGGTGGGAAGTGTTGGAGCACGCAGCGTGATAACAGCAACAGCTGAAACAGGTGGCCATGATTTCGTCGAAGGAATGGATTTTCACGGTGCTAGTTGCTGCTAGTAGTGTTCAGCTGGCAGGTTCCGTGCTGGACGGTGAACCGAAGGATAATGCACACGTTTCCGTTGCCACCGAACTTTCCGGTATCGAAAATTGTCCCCGGATGATGCATTATGTGTTTGAGGGTTACGCGCCTATCGGTAAGAGAAAAAGTTGGTAC encodes:
- the LOC131289918 gene encoding histone H5-like — its product is MEGHVPESIDEPLRARRILFSSDTPKDTSTPIQRAPTIQAGPTMKQKSNKKSYEQMMLEAITENDPNRKGLSFTMIQKFVKGRYTIDGDIKIYVKKAYEKLLQKNVVEHVTGKGLIGSIRLSKAHVEDMKKSEKLAIKAEKIKQKEKTAAKKSKKKKADKNNNEKDGKKSKVKPKEAAKPKKTAITKVKIDRKGGKVRLSIAANPVPRVKGAKTKAKEGKVKGSKTQTNAPEPKPSTSKPAQKAKPKTKPMIKAE